From the Selenomonas timonae genome, one window contains:
- a CDS encoding F0F1 ATP synthase subunit delta, with translation MLNMELARKYARAIFELACEDNALKEYGADLAKVQRLYTECPELKAYLCNPNIQPEDKKSLLKEVFAGGVRETVLNFLLLLIDKRRMMVFDAISTIFGQLSNEKLGIAVADVTTVDELTPEQMKALTEKLEAITGKQVTLREHRDPSLIGGVVVRIGDRRIDGSIKGRLAAMTAELMAN, from the coding sequence ATGCTGAACATGGAACTTGCACGCAAGTACGCACGCGCGATCTTTGAACTTGCCTGCGAGGATAACGCACTCAAGGAGTACGGCGCGGATCTCGCGAAGGTGCAGCGTCTCTATACGGAGTGCCCGGAGCTGAAGGCGTATCTCTGCAATCCGAACATCCAGCCGGAGGACAAGAAGTCCCTCCTGAAGGAGGTGTTCGCGGGCGGTGTGCGCGAGACGGTGCTGAACTTCCTCCTGCTGCTCATCGACAAGCGGCGCATGATGGTGTTCGACGCGATCAGCACGATCTTCGGACAGCTCTCGAACGAGAAGCTCGGCATCGCCGTGGCGGATGTCACGACGGTGGACGAACTGACGCCGGAGCAGATGAAGGCTCTGACGGAGAAGCTCGAGGCGATTACGGGCAAACAGGTAACGCTACGCGAACACCGCGACCCCTCGCTCATCGGCGGCGTGGTGGTGCGCATCGGCGACCGCCGCATCGACGGCAGTATCAAGGGGCGTCTCGCAGCAATGACGGCAGAGTTAATGGCGAACTAG
- the atpA gene encoding F0F1 ATP synthase subunit alpha: MKMNPEEITSIIKERIKNYDVDLNVNDVGTVLEVGDGIAHIYGLDKAMAGELLDFGNEVYGLVLNLEQESVGAVLLGGDTVIKEGDTVKRTGRIMQVPVGEAMIGRVVDALGRPIDGKGPIDTKEFRPVESPAPGIADRKSVHEPLQTGLKAIDALVPIGRGQRELIIGDRGTGKTAIAVDTILNQKGQNCICVYVAIGQKASTVARVVKTLEDGGAMEYTIVVAATAADSAPLQYLAPYAGVAMAEYFMYKGGHGLCVYDDLSKHAAAYRAMSLLLRRPPGREAYPGDVFYLHSRLLERAAKLSDALGAGSITALPIIETLAGDLSAYIPTNVISITDGQIMLDTDSFYSGIRPAISVGLSVSRVGGSAQIKAMKQVAGTMRLDLAQYRELAAFAQFGSDLDKATKAQLDRGARMVETLKQAQYSPLSVAEQVLVIFTAVRGHLTDIPVNKVVTFHTDFLKFMRSSHPEIASAITSQQKLDDALEANITAAIAEFKDTISYKEA; this comes from the coding sequence ATGAAAATGAATCCGGAAGAAATTACTTCCATAATCAAGGAACGAATCAAGAACTATGATGTCGACCTGAACGTCAACGATGTCGGCACGGTTCTTGAGGTCGGCGACGGCATTGCCCATATCTATGGGCTGGACAAGGCGATGGCGGGCGAGCTGCTGGACTTCGGCAACGAGGTCTACGGTCTCGTGCTGAACCTCGAGCAGGAGAGCGTCGGCGCGGTTCTGCTCGGCGGCGATACGGTCATCAAGGAAGGCGACACGGTGAAGCGCACGGGCCGCATCATGCAGGTGCCCGTGGGCGAGGCGATGATCGGTCGCGTTGTGGACGCGCTCGGTCGTCCGATCGACGGCAAGGGTCCCATCGACACGAAGGAGTTCCGTCCGGTCGAGTCGCCGGCACCCGGCATCGCGGACCGCAAGAGCGTTCACGAGCCGCTGCAGACGGGTCTCAAGGCAATCGACGCGCTCGTCCCGATCGGACGCGGACAGCGCGAGCTCATCATCGGCGATCGCGGCACGGGCAAGACGGCAATCGCTGTCGATACGATTCTGAACCAGAAGGGGCAGAACTGTATCTGCGTCTACGTCGCCATCGGTCAGAAGGCATCGACGGTCGCGCGCGTCGTCAAGACGCTCGAGGACGGCGGCGCGATGGAGTACACGATCGTTGTCGCGGCAACGGCTGCGGACAGCGCTCCGCTCCAGTACCTCGCTCCGTATGCGGGCGTTGCGATGGCGGAGTACTTCATGTACAAGGGCGGTCATGGGCTGTGCGTCTATGACGACCTCTCCAAGCACGCGGCTGCGTACCGCGCGATGTCGCTGCTGCTCCGCCGTCCGCCCGGACGCGAGGCATACCCGGGCGACGTGTTCTACTTACACTCCCGCCTCCTCGAGCGCGCGGCGAAGCTCTCCGACGCACTCGGCGCAGGCTCCATCACGGCACTGCCGATCATCGAGACGCTCGCGGGCGACCTTTCGGCGTACATCCCGACGAACGTCATCTCGATCACCGACGGTCAGATCATGCTGGACACCGACTCGTTCTACTCGGGTATCCGCCCGGCGATCAGCGTCGGTCTCTCGGTCTCCCGCGTCGGCGGCTCCGCACAGATCAAGGCGATGAAGCAGGTCGCGGGCACGATGCGTCTGGATCTGGCGCAGTACCGCGAGCTGGCGGCATTTGCCCAGTTCGGCTCCGACCTCGACAAGGCGACGAAGGCACAGCTCGATCGCGGCGCACGCATGGTCGAGACGCTGAAGCAGGCGCAGTACAGCCCACTCTCCGTTGCCGAGCAGGTGCTTGTCATCTTCACGGCGGTGCGCGGACACCTCACGGACATCCCCGTGAACAAGGTCGTCACGTTCCACACGGACTTCCTCAAGTTCATGCGTTCCTCGCATCCCGAGATCGCATCGGCGATTACGTCGCAGCAGAAGCTCGACGATGCGCTTGAGGCGAACATCACGGCGGCGATTGCGGAGTTCAAGGACACCATCTCCTACAAAGAAGCGTAA
- the atpG gene encoding ATP synthase F1 subunit gamma, whose translation MANLQDIRRRIRSVKSIQQITNAMDMVATSRLRRAKEAANNNRPYAEKTAAVIRSVAAAASGVSHPLLEKHAEGKRLILVMAADKGLAGAYSSNALKTAMTLVEDKANTQIVAVGRKARDFFKNRGFDIVHQRVGISERPKARHAQKLAAQLIAAFEAGGVKEVYMVYTRFVSAITCVPEIVKLLPFEAEGENAAHAQAQYIYEPNAEEVLGALLPQYLFTTIYAALLQSAASELSSRMNAMSNATDNAGELIGKLDLYYNKVRQAGITNEINEIVGGAEALK comes from the coding sequence ATGGCAAATTTACAGGACATCCGCCGACGCATTCGAAGCGTCAAGAGCATCCAGCAGATCACGAACGCCATGGACATGGTTGCGACCTCGCGTCTGCGCCGTGCCAAGGAAGCGGCGAACAACAACCGCCCCTACGCCGAAAAAACCGCTGCGGTCATTCGGAGCGTGGCGGCGGCAGCCTCCGGCGTCTCGCATCCGCTGCTTGAAAAGCACGCAGAGGGCAAGCGCCTGATCCTCGTCATGGCGGCGGACAAGGGGCTCGCCGGAGCATACTCCAGCAACGCGCTCAAGACGGCGATGACACTCGTTGAGGACAAGGCGAACACGCAGATTGTCGCGGTCGGTCGCAAGGCGCGTGATTTCTTCAAGAATCGCGGCTTTGACATCGTGCACCAGCGCGTCGGCATCAGCGAGCGTCCGAAGGCACGCCACGCACAGAAGCTCGCGGCGCAGCTCATCGCTGCGTTCGAGGCGGGCGGCGTGAAGGAAGTCTACATGGTCTACACGCGCTTTGTCTCGGCGATCACCTGCGTCCCCGAGATTGTGAAGCTCCTGCCCTTTGAGGCAGAGGGTGAAAACGCGGCGCACGCGCAGGCACAGTACATCTATGAACCGAATGCCGAGGAGGTGCTCGGGGCACTGCTGCCGCAGTACCTGTTCACCACCATCTATGCGGCGCTCCTCCAGTCGGCGGCGAGCGAACTGAGTTCACGCATGAACGCAATGAGCAACGCGACCGACAACGCAGGCGAACTCATCGGGAAGCTCGACCTCTACTACAACAAGGTGCGTCAGGCGGGCATCACGAACGAGATCAACGAGATTGTCGGCGGCGCCGAGGCACTCAAGTGA
- the atpD gene encoding F0F1 ATP synthase subunit beta, translating into MAKGKVVQVIGPVVDIEFPAGELPEILSAIKIKGKAADQEINLTVEVMQHLGDSVTRCIAMSSTDGLMRGMDADDTGAPIKVPVGEATLGRVFNVLGEPVDHNPEPVGNKESWPIHRPAPKFDDQETSTQILETGIKVVDLIAPYSRGGKIGLFGGAGVGKTVLIMELIHNIATEHGGYSVFAGVGERTREGNDLWSEMTESGVIDKTALVYGQMNEPPGARMRVALTGLTMAEYFRDVQGQDVLLFIDNIFRFIQAGSEVSALLGRMPSAVGYQPTLTTDVGALQERITTTKKGSITSVQAVYVPADDLTDPAPAATFTHLDATTVLSRQIAELGIYPAVDPLDSTSRILDPHVIGQEHYEVARGVQAVLQKYKELQDIIAILGMEELSDEDKLTVSRARKIQRFLSQPFAVAEVFTGSPGKYVALKDTIRGFREILDGKYDELPEAAFYMVGGIEEAIEKAKKLKEEE; encoded by the coding sequence TTGGCAAAAGGTAAAGTCGTACAGGTCATCGGACCTGTCGTAGATATTGAATTCCCGGCGGGCGAACTGCCGGAGATCTTAAGCGCCATCAAGATCAAGGGCAAGGCCGCCGACCAGGAGATCAATCTCACGGTCGAGGTCATGCAGCATCTCGGCGACAGCGTCACGCGCTGCATCGCGATGAGTTCCACCGACGGCCTGATGCGCGGCATGGACGCCGACGATACGGGCGCACCGATTAAGGTGCCCGTCGGCGAGGCGACCCTCGGACGCGTGTTCAACGTCCTCGGCGAGCCGGTTGACCACAACCCCGAGCCCGTCGGCAACAAGGAGAGCTGGCCGATCCACCGCCCCGCACCGAAGTTCGACGATCAGGAGACATCGACGCAGATCCTCGAGACGGGCATCAAGGTCGTTGACCTGATTGCTCCGTACTCGCGCGGCGGAAAGATTGGTCTCTTTGGCGGCGCAGGTGTCGGCAAGACCGTTCTCATCATGGAGCTCATCCACAACATCGCGACCGAGCACGGCGGCTACTCCGTCTTTGCGGGTGTCGGCGAGCGTACGCGTGAGGGCAACGACCTCTGGTCGGAGATGACCGAGTCGGGCGTTATCGACAAGACCGCACTCGTCTACGGCCAGATGAACGAGCCGCCCGGAGCGCGTATGCGCGTGGCACTGACGGGACTCACGATGGCGGAGTACTTCCGCGACGTGCAGGGTCAGGACGTGCTGCTCTTCATCGACAACATCTTCCGTTTCATCCAGGCAGGTTCCGAGGTCTCGGCTCTGCTCGGACGTATGCCGTCCGCCGTTGGCTACCAGCCGACGCTGACGACCGACGTCGGCGCACTGCAGGAGCGTATCACGACCACGAAGAAGGGCTCGATCACGTCCGTGCAGGCGGTCTACGTCCCTGCGGACGACCTGACCGACCCCGCACCGGCTGCGACCTTTACGCATCTGGATGCGACCACCGTTCTCTCGCGTCAGATCGCCGAGCTCGGCATCTACCCCGCCGTCGACCCGCTCGACTCCACCTCGCGCATCCTCGACCCGCATGTTATCGGGCAGGAGCACTACGAGGTCGCGCGCGGCGTGCAGGCGGTGCTCCAGAAGTACAAGGAGCTGCAGGACATCATTGCCATCCTCGGTATGGAGGAACTCTCCGACGAGGATAAGCTGACCGTCTCGCGTGCACGCAAGATCCAGCGCTTCCTCTCGCAGCCGTTCGCGGTTGCAGAGGTCTTCACGGGATCGCCCGGCAAGTATGTTGCACTGAAGGACACGATCCGCGGTTTCCGCGAGATCCTCGACGGCAAGTACGACGAACTTCCCGAGGCTGCCTTCTACATGGTCGGCGGCATCGAAGAGGCGATCGAAAAGGCGAAGAAGCTCAAAGAGGAGGAGTAA
- a CDS encoding F0F1 ATP synthase subunit epsilon produces MATIKLEIVSPDRMVYAADIDMLIARSTGGEIGILPKHIPLVTGLQPHAMKIHVDAKEQLIAVAGGFMEVTPEKITVLATAAEEPIDIDINRAQRAYERAQERLRLLRESPETEGSIIDEQRASLALKRAAARLQTAKAQTPGA; encoded by the coding sequence ATGGCGACCATCAAGCTGGAGATTGTATCTCCCGACCGCATGGTCTACGCCGCCGATATCGACATGCTCATCGCCCGCTCCACGGGCGGCGAGATCGGCATCCTGCCGAAGCACATCCCCCTCGTCACGGGACTTCAGCCGCATGCCATGAAGATTCATGTCGACGCCAAGGAACAGCTCATCGCTGTGGCGGGCGGCTTCATGGAGGTCACACCCGAGAAGATCACCGTTCTCGCAACCGCTGCGGAGGAGCCGATCGACATCGACATCAACCGCGCACAGCGTGCCTACGAGCGCGCACAGGAACGCCTGCGTCTCCTGCGCGAGAGCCCTGAGACCGAGGGAAGCATCATCGACGAACAGCGTGCCTCCCTCGCGCTCAAGCGCGCCGCAGCGCGTCTGCAGACCGCAAAGGCACAGACGCCCGGAGCGTAA
- a CDS encoding DUF805 domain-containing protein, translating to MFCKDCGNPVEDSAKYCRACGSAIATSEVHTQMSGTPRKPDEGIIENFFKLHGRLNRKRFIKRSFALAGLAFPCFFLLFAVLDDTKPFEVLSMVTAFVFQIANYCIAARRLEDMGHGPGAARLILIVGIISLPIDDEHVLRILSYVQSGFWFYCAVKKGTAGKNQYGEDPLQQGAGS from the coding sequence ATGTTCTGCAAAGATTGCGGAAATCCTGTTGAGGACAGCGCAAAGTATTGTCGGGCGTGCGGCTCAGCGATTGCCACATCTGAGGTGCACACACAAATGAGCGGCACTCCGCGTAAACCGGACGAGGGCATTATAGAGAATTTTTTCAAGCTTCATGGGCGTTTGAATCGAAAGAGATTTATCAAGAGATCATTTGCGTTAGCGGGTCTGGCGTTCCCTTGCTTTTTCTTGCTTTTTGCCGTGCTCGATGATACGAAGCCATTTGAAGTCCTGTCAATGGTAACCGCATTTGTTTTCCAGATCGCGAATTATTGTATCGCTGCCCGCCGTTTGGAAGACATGGGGCATGGCCCGGGTGCGGCACGCCTCATTTTAATTGTTGGTATCATATCTCTCCCGATTGATGATGAGCATGTCCTTCGGATTTTGTCGTATGTACAGTCCGGTTTTTGGTTCTACTGTGCGGTAAAGAAAGGTACTGCGGGAAAAAATCAATACGGCGAAGATCCCCTGCAGCAAGGAGCAGGCTCATAG